GGGACCCGTCCTCGTAGTCGACGACGATCCTCACATCCGGCAATTGATCGCGGTGGTTCTCCGCCGGGCGGGAATCGAAGCCGAAACCGCTCCTGACGGCGCCGAGGCCCTCGAGCGGCTTCGCCACAAGGATTACTCGGTCATTCTGCTCGATCTGATGATGCCCCTGGTCGACGGGTTCGAGGTCATCGATCAGATCGCTTCCTGGGACGAAGATACGTACAGGCCGATGGTTCTGGTGATGTCCGCAAACATCGAAGGTTCCGCAGCAAGAATGAATCACCGCGTCGTTTCAGGCTTCGTCGAAAAGCCGTTCGACATTACATTCCTCACTTCGGTCGTTCGCAATGCAATCGAGCGGCTGGTCGGCGGATCCGGCCCGGCGCGCATCCTTCCATTCCCCGCCTGACGATCAGACGTGCCGGTGCTCCACCATGATGCACCGGTCCTGCACGACCTTGATTCCCGCCTCGGCCAGCGCCTTCGCCGCTCCGTCATTCCGAATCCCAAGCTGAAACCAGACGTATTTCGGCTTCACGCGAATGATGTCGTCGACATGCTGCGGGATGTCCTCCGACTTGCGGAAAACATTGACCATGTCGATCGGACCATCGATCGACGGCAGCGACCGATGGACCGGCTTACCGAGTATTTCCTCGACCTCCGGGTAGTAAACCGGTACGGGGATCACATCGTAGCCGACACTCGCCATGTACTTCGGTACGTAATGAGCCGGCTGGTTTGATTTGCTGGAGGGCTTGATTCCGAGAACTGCGATCGTTTTCGTATCTCGGAGCATTTCGGCAATGGACTCGTCGTCATCGATCAGGTTCGAGCTCGCGTCGGTCATGGACCGGTCCCTTTGCGAACGGCAGACCAGGAGGAAGAGTGAGGAGTGAGGAGTGAAGAGTGAAGAGTGAAGAGTGAAGAGTGAAGAGTGAAAGAGAAGAGTGAAGAGTGAAAGAAGGGCCGGGGCGGGTCGTGAATTGACGTGATGCCCTTTCCGCGTCAAATCAGTCACGAGCCCCCAACCAGATCCTTCGCCGTCCTTCGGCGGCTCAGGATGACGAGGAGGTGGGTTTCGCGAGAGCAAACATTCGTTCATGACCGTCGCTTCGCGCGAACAGAGCATTCGTCATTCTGAGCCCGGCGCAGCGCTGGCGAAGAATCCGGGCGGTGGCTCGTGGTCAAGGGTGAGAGTTTGGAGATGTTACCTTCGCGGCGTCTCTTCTTCACTCTTCACTCTTCACTCTTCACTCTTCTCTTTCACTCTTCACCCTTCACTCTTCACTCTTCTTTCAGCTCATCGCTGTTGCCAGGGGAACGAACTCCTTCTTCTGGCTGTCGGCGACTGCCTTGTAGGTCAGCTTGCCGTTCCACGTATTCACCCCGTCGGCGAGACCGGTGTGCTGCCGCACCGCGTCCTCCACACCTTCGGCGAGCATTCTGAGATATGGAAGCGTGGCGTTCGTGAGGGCGATGGTGGAAGTCCGCGGAACCGCACCCGGCATGTTCGCGACGCAGTAGTGGACCACTCCGTCCACGTCGTAGGTCGGTTTCGAATGTGTCGTCGCTTTGGTCGTTTCGAAGCATCCGCCCTGATCGACCGCGACGTCGACGGCGACTGCCCCTTTTTTCATTCGGGAGATCATCTCTCGGGTCACGAGCTTCGGCGCCGATGCCCCGGGGATCAGGACAGCACCCACGAGCAGGTCAGCGTGCTCGCAGGCGCGCTCGATATGGAGCGTATTCGAAGCCAGAGTCATGATCTGACCGTGAAAGACATCGTCGAGATAACGGAGCCGGTCGATGTTCGTGTCGAGGATCGTCACTCGCGCACCCAGACCGAGCGCCATCTTCGCCGCGTTGATCCCGACGATCCCTCCACCGATGATCACCACGTCCCCCGGGAG
This window of the Acidobacteriota bacterium genome carries:
- a CDS encoding CoA-binding protein: MTDASSNLIDDDESIAEMLRDTKTIAVLGIKPSSKSNQPAHYVPKYMASVGYDVIPVPVYYPEVEEILGKPVHRSLPSIDGPIDMVNVFRKSEDIPQHVDDIIRVKPKYVWFQLGIRNDGAAKALAEAGIKVVQDRCIMVEHRHV
- a CDS encoding response regulator, with the protein product MREKCTQAGPVLVVDDDPHIRQLIAVVLRRAGIEAETAPDGAEALERLRHKDYSVILLDLMMPLVDGFEVIDQIASWDEDTYRPMVLVMSANIEGSAARMNHRVVSGFVEKPFDITFLTSVVRNAIERLVGGSGPARILPFPA
- the ald gene encoding alanine dehydrogenase, whose protein sequence is MKIGVPKEVKDNESRIGMVPSGVREVVDAGHTVYVEKGGGDSSGFADEEYVAAGAEMLPDADAVWGAADLVVKVKEPIAEEYPRMRPGQYLFTYLHLAPIPELTDVLLERKIAGIAYETITGRGGSLPLLAPMSEVAGRMSVQVGAYYLQKPNGGRGVLLGGVPGVLPGDVVIIGGGIVGINAAKMALGLGARVTILDTNIDRLRYLDDVFHGQIMTLASNTLHIERACEHADLLVGAVLIPGASAPKLVTREMISRMKKGAVAVDVAVDQGGCFETTKATTHSKPTYDVDGVVHYCVANMPGAVPRTSTIALTNATLPYLRMLAEGVEDAVRQHTGLADGVNTWNGKLTYKAVADSQKKEFVPLATAMS